A DNA window from Paenibacillus andongensis contains the following coding sequences:
- a CDS encoding Dps family protein, which produces MTEKLTKVLNTQIANWSLLFTKIHNYHWYVKGAQFFTLHLKFEELYTEAALHVDNLAERLLALGGSPVATLHEIIEKTTLKDAAGNENANEMVRTLVADFGIIVGELKEGMSIADREGDETTGDMLLAIHSSLEKHVWMLKSYLG; this is translated from the coding sequence ATGACAGAAAAACTAACAAAAGTGCTTAATACCCAGATCGCTAACTGGAGTCTGTTGTTCACCAAAATTCATAACTATCACTGGTATGTTAAAGGGGCGCAGTTCTTCACTTTGCATTTGAAGTTCGAAGAACTTTATACGGAAGCTGCACTTCATGTGGACAATCTTGCCGAGCGTCTGCTGGCATTAGGCGGTAGCCCGGTAGCTACACTTCATGAAATTATCGAAAAAACTACATTAAAAGATGCAGCAGGCAATGAGAATGCAAATGAGATGGTCCGCACGCTTGTTGCTGATTTCGGGATCATTGTGGGTGAGCTTAAAGAGGGTATGAGTATTGCAGACCGTGAAGGCGATGAGACAACTGGGGATATGCTTTTGGCCATTCATAGCTCCCTGGAAAAGCATGTATGGATGTTGAAATCGTACTTAGGATAA
- the katA gene encoding catalase KatA produces the protein MEAQNGHLTTSWGAPVGDNQNSLTAGSRGPTLIQDVHLLEKLAHFNRERVPERVVHAKGAGAHGYFEVTNDVSTYTKARFLSEVGKRTPIFIRFSTVAGELGSADTVRDPRGFAVKFYTEEGNYDLVGNNTPVFFIRDAIKFPDFIHTQKRHPQTHLKNPNAVWDFWSLSPESLHQVTILMSDRGIPATLRHMHGFGSHTFKWVNADGQGIWVKYHFKTEQGVKNLDVELAAKLAGENPDYHIEDLFNAIDKGDFPAWKLYVQIMPLEDADTYRFDPFDVTKVWSQKDYPLIEVGRMVLNRNPDNYFAEVEQATFSPGAFVSGIEASPDKMLQGRLFAYADAHRYRVGTNHHTLPINKPIVEVNNNQRDGQMRSDRNGGNSIYYEPNSYGGAAESETYKTAPFEVTGSADSVPYDQDDHYTQAGDLYRLLSVEERGRLVYNIVNAMKPVEKDEIKLRQISHFFQADPEWGQAIAEGLGLRVPQLT, from the coding sequence ATGGAAGCTCAAAATGGCCATTTAACAACAAGTTGGGGCGCTCCTGTTGGAGATAACCAGAACTCCTTGACTGCCGGCTCACGCGGTCCAACCCTTATTCAAGACGTCCACCTTCTGGAAAAGCTTGCCCATTTCAACCGGGAACGCGTCCCCGAACGTGTTGTGCATGCCAAAGGTGCCGGCGCACACGGATATTTTGAAGTAACCAACGATGTTTCCACCTATACAAAGGCCCGCTTTTTGTCTGAGGTTGGCAAACGTACACCGATTTTTATACGCTTCTCCACGGTAGCAGGTGAACTGGGATCGGCAGATACCGTACGTGACCCGCGTGGCTTTGCTGTAAAATTTTATACGGAAGAAGGAAACTATGATTTGGTGGGTAATAACACGCCTGTCTTCTTCATTCGGGATGCCATTAAATTTCCGGATTTCATTCATACCCAGAAACGCCACCCTCAAACTCATCTAAAAAACCCCAATGCTGTTTGGGATTTCTGGTCCTTGTCTCCCGAATCCTTGCATCAAGTCACTATCTTGATGTCCGATCGTGGTATTCCTGCGACTCTCCGTCATATGCATGGCTTCGGAAGCCATACGTTTAAGTGGGTCAATGCGGACGGACAAGGCATTTGGGTCAAATATCATTTTAAAACGGAACAAGGCGTGAAGAACCTGGATGTCGAGCTTGCCGCCAAGCTGGCCGGTGAAAACCCAGATTATCATATCGAGGATTTATTTAACGCCATTGACAAAGGTGACTTCCCCGCATGGAAGCTGTATGTACAAATAATGCCGCTGGAAGATGCCGATACCTATCGTTTCGATCCTTTCGATGTAACGAAAGTGTGGTCGCAGAAAGATTACCCTCTTATCGAGGTTGGACGCATGGTCCTCAACCGAAACCCGGACAATTATTTTGCCGAAGTAGAGCAAGCAACCTTCTCCCCCGGAGCGTTCGTATCCGGTATTGAGGCTTCTCCGGATAAAATGCTTCAAGGCCGTTTATTCGCCTATGCCGATGCTCATCGCTATCGGGTCGGCACGAACCATCATACACTGCCTATCAATAAACCTATCGTCGAAGTGAATAATAACCAGCGTGACGGACAGATGCGTTCCGATCGTAATGGGGGAAATTCGATATACTATGAACCAAATAGTTATGGCGGAGCTGCCGAATCGGAAACGTACAAGACAGCCCCGTTTGAAGTAACTGGTTCAGCCGATAGCGTCCCATATGACCAGGATGATCATTACACGCAAGCAGGCGACCTGTATCGATTGCTTAGTGTTGAAGAACGCGGACGATTAGTATATAACATAGTAAATGCTATGAAGCCGGTGGAGAAAGATGAAATCAAACTCCGCCAAATCTCTCACTTCTTTCAAGCAGATCCCGAATGGGGGCAAGCGATCGCCGAGGGACTTGGTTTGAGAGTTCCACAGTTGACTTAA
- a CDS encoding MFS transporter, translating to MANEPLSNSSNFSFITIVLFWCSLVVVSCVYLTIPLITVFADVFKVSSSQAAWAGSAFSFAFAGGGLFFGVLSDRFGRKKMMLSGLLLLTVITPLIGSVSSFSWLVALRAIQGLAASMFPPSVLAYAMEMFPIKRRITIIGFISTAFLMASIVGQIYSSYIVLFFSWSYIFYILFAVYLISFILIIFFVPNDKTQQPDGSFLSAFLRIGYIFKRKSLPLCYIISATLFISLVGFFTTLGSYLNSSLFGLSHQDILWVRAVGIIGMLVAPFDGKLVAKMGVKNVLWCGLIFGGIGLGLLGLWPNLIFLVSMSVVFIIGISMALPALISLIGQIAGEIRAIAVSFHMFMVFIGASLGPILSIYLINHGGYLLSFEVLAGLLGLSLIVPLFIRLEEPRSYSASSQNETYAKSAK from the coding sequence TTGGCTAACGAACCGTTGTCCAACTCGTCAAATTTCTCATTCATTACCATTGTCCTTTTCTGGTGTAGTTTAGTTGTAGTATCTTGTGTGTATTTAACGATCCCGTTAATTACGGTTTTTGCAGACGTATTCAAGGTGTCGTCTTCTCAAGCTGCTTGGGCTGGCAGTGCCTTTTCGTTTGCTTTTGCAGGTGGAGGTCTGTTCTTTGGCGTTTTGTCCGATCGTTTTGGGCGAAAAAAAATGATGTTGTCAGGGTTACTATTGCTAACTGTAATAACTCCTCTAATCGGTAGTGTCAGCAGCTTTTCTTGGCTTGTTGCCCTTCGAGCCATCCAGGGTTTAGCAGCATCCATGTTCCCTCCGTCTGTCTTGGCCTACGCCATGGAAATGTTTCCAATAAAAAGAAGAATAACCATTATTGGGTTCATCAGTACGGCATTTTTAATGGCAAGTATCGTTGGACAAATATATAGCAGCTATATTGTTTTATTCTTTAGTTGGTCTTATATTTTCTATATTCTTTTTGCGGTGTATTTAATATCCTTTATCTTGATTATCTTTTTTGTTCCAAACGATAAAACACAACAACCAGATGGCAGCTTTCTTTCTGCCTTTTTGCGAATAGGCTATATATTTAAAAGGAAGAGTTTACCTCTTTGCTACATCATTTCTGCTACGCTCTTTATTTCGCTTGTTGGTTTTTTCACGACACTTGGAAGTTATTTAAACAGTTCGCTCTTCGGATTAAGTCACCAAGATATTCTATGGGTCCGTGCGGTTGGTATTATCGGAATGCTTGTAGCACCGTTTGATGGAAAATTGGTTGCGAAAATGGGAGTCAAAAACGTTTTATGGTGTGGATTGATCTTTGGTGGAATCGGCTTGGGATTGTTAGGCCTCTGGCCTAACCTCATTTTTTTAGTTTCGATGAGCGTCGTGTTTATTATTGGAATTTCTATGGCTCTTCCCGCATTGATCTCACTAATTGGTCAAATTGCTGGGGAGATCCGGGCGATCGCGGTTTCGTTCCACATGTTTATGGTGTTCATAGGTGCATCACTTGGGCCGATTCTTTCGATTTATCTAATCAATCACGGAGGCTATTTACTCTCTTTTGAGGTATTAGCTGGATTGTTAGGGTTGAGCTTGATTGTCCCCTTGTTTATTCGTTTAGAAGAACCACGCAGTTACTCAGCATCATCCCAAAACGAGACCTACGCGAAATCAGCGAAATGA
- a CDS encoding ring-cleaving dioxygenase, whose amino-acid sequence MEKQTEGIHHITAFVKNAQKNVDFYAGVLGLRLVKKTINFDAPEVYHLYFGNEAGSPGTIITFFPYEGHKGRIGGGQVGVTTYVIPLGALDFWKERLESYHVPYSLKTRFDENYLTFSDPDGLQLEIVEREEGDLSQWSFGGVSIDKAIKGFGGAVLYSTAPEKTMNVLEQVLGLQKVNQEGDFIRYRSTGSVGNVIDVNIAAMEWGISGAGTVHHIAWRAKDYEDHEAWRSHVENSGFHPTPIIDRQYFHAIYFREEGGILFEIATDPPGFAKDEPQDHLGEALMLPEWFESNRGEIEKNLPPIQVRELESFKP is encoded by the coding sequence ATGGAAAAACAAACAGAAGGAATTCACCATATAACGGCTTTTGTAAAGAATGCCCAAAAAAATGTGGACTTTTATGCAGGGGTACTAGGTTTGAGACTTGTAAAAAAAACGATCAACTTCGACGCTCCGGAAGTTTACCATTTATATTTCGGTAATGAAGCAGGCAGTCCAGGCACCATAATTACATTCTTTCCCTATGAAGGTCATAAAGGGCGTATTGGCGGAGGGCAGGTAGGTGTAACAACATATGTCATTCCTTTAGGTGCACTCGATTTTTGGAAAGAGCGCCTTGAAAGCTATCATGTTCCTTATTCTTTGAAGACGAGGTTTGATGAGAATTACTTAACATTTTCAGATCCAGATGGCTTACAGCTAGAGATTGTAGAGCGTGAGGAAGGGGATTTGAGTCAGTGGTCGTTCGGTGGTGTTTCAATTGATAAAGCTATCAAAGGTTTTGGCGGCGCTGTCCTGTATAGTACCGCACCCGAAAAAACGATGAATGTCCTAGAGCAAGTCTTGGGTCTTCAAAAGGTGAACCAAGAAGGGGATTTTATTCGCTATAGATCGACAGGGAGTGTTGGTAATGTTATTGACGTAAACATTGCGGCAATGGAGTGGGGCATAAGTGGAGCTGGTACGGTTCATCATATTGCATGGCGCGCAAAGGATTATGAAGACCACGAAGCATGGAGAAGCCATGTTGAGAATAGCGGCTTCCACCCTACACCGATCATTGATCGGCAGTATTTCCATGCCATTTATTTTAGGGAAGAAGGCGGCATCTTGTTTGAAATCGCGACAGACCCGCCAGGTTTTGCTAAGGATGAGCCTCAAGATCATTTAGGTGAGGCATTAATGCTGCCAGAATGGTTCGAAAGCAATCGTGGTGAAATTGAAAAGAACTTGCCTCCCATTCAAGTGCGTGAATTGGAGTCGTTCAAGCCATGA
- a CDS encoding alpha/beta hydrolase, with the protein MKYIFRKGSSPKLPTLLLLHGTGGTEYDLLPIAQRIAPDSNALSIRGNVQENGMARFFRRLAEGVFDEEDLLFRTEELNGFIDQAANQYEFDRQNVVAVGYSNGANIGGSLLFHCKNALRGAILFHPMVPRRGIILPELAQIPIFIGAGTNDPISSQQETRELQSLLEGAGSSVEIHWEHAGHQLTHQEVNAAAQWFKKHFYS; encoded by the coding sequence ATGAAATATATTTTTCGAAAAGGCTCAAGTCCGAAGCTGCCGACGCTTCTTTTATTACATGGCACGGGCGGGACGGAATACGATTTATTGCCGATTGCTCAAAGGATCGCCCCAGACTCCAATGCTCTAAGTATCAGAGGCAACGTTCAGGAGAATGGCATGGCTCGATTTTTCAGGAGATTGGCTGAGGGTGTGTTTGACGAGGAGGACCTTTTGTTTCGAACGGAAGAGTTGAACGGATTCATTGATCAAGCAGCGAACCAATATGAATTCGACCGCCAGAATGTCGTGGCCGTAGGGTATTCTAACGGTGCGAACATTGGAGGGAGCCTCTTGTTTCATTGTAAGAATGCATTAAGAGGTGCGATTCTATTCCATCCTATGGTTCCTCGTCGGGGTATAATACTTCCCGAATTAGCTCAAATCCCTATATTTATTGGTGCCGGAACGAATGATCCGATCTCTTCTCAACAAGAAACCAGAGAACTGCAGTCGCTATTGGAAGGTGCAGGCTCTTCCGTTGAAATACACTGGGAACATGCGGGTCATCAGTTAACGCACCAAGAAGTCAATGCGGCAGCTCAATGGTTCAAAAAGCATTTCTATTCCTAA
- a CDS encoding flavin reductase family protein produces MISINPNNQTERDNYKLLSGSILPRPIAFVTTLSTDGILNAAPYSYFNIVTSNPPMLSISVQRQQGKQKDTSRNAIEKGAFVVHISDESNIEAVNQTAVNLPSHESEVEWARLTPVPSTAIDVPGVAEAKIRMECVLEQAIPLGGNTAMPGCDLLIGRIVHFHIHESLYQEGRIDPNKLQPVSRLAGDSYSKLGERFSIKRPQ; encoded by the coding sequence TTGATATCGATCAATCCCAACAATCAAACGGAACGGGACAATTATAAGCTGCTAAGCGGGAGCATTCTTCCTCGGCCGATTGCGTTTGTGACGACTCTATCGACAGACGGTATACTGAATGCTGCCCCTTACAGCTATTTTAATATCGTTACTTCGAATCCTCCCATGCTCTCGATTTCCGTACAACGGCAACAGGGCAAACAGAAAGACACCTCAAGAAATGCGATAGAAAAGGGAGCGTTTGTCGTTCACATCTCAGATGAGTCGAATATTGAGGCCGTCAATCAAACGGCGGTCAACCTGCCGTCACACGAAAGTGAAGTCGAATGGGCCCGCTTAACTCCTGTTCCTAGTACAGCAATTGATGTTCCAGGTGTAGCTGAAGCCAAGATTAGAATGGAGTGTGTCCTCGAGCAGGCGATACCTCTTGGAGGGAATACAGCAATGCCAGGTTGCGATCTATTGATCGGGCGCATCGTTCACTTCCATATTCATGAATCTTTATATCAGGAAGGCCGGATTGATCCTAATAAACTTCAGCCAGTAAGTCGGCTAGCAGGAGATTCCTATTCGAAGCTCGGAGAACGATTTTCAATAAAGCGGCCTCAGTAG
- a CDS encoding LysR family transcriptional regulator, whose amino-acid sequence MRTGIGTWGRFHTSVLSYSGMIGVIYIELRQLEYFIQICKSGSFTKAKEELGVTQPTLSQQIRVLEDEYNIPLFDRVSRGVEVTEAGKILLNKGNAIMNLLEEARNEIYGRNKISRETISIGCCPAELRYLAPYFMRFREKYPNILLKIIAAEDAENKVLEQRVDIGITANPISDASVISTHLYRQEMALLIHSEHPLADKSSIPFRSLKQMNAIMFREQNKSLIEMYCFSYGFTLESIIETSSISVLIHGVRHGLGVALIPTSLLEGLRDDSLRIVKLEGNVPCWDISLVYLNSVNTRSTVRKFIQEMNSYVQAVLQ is encoded by the coding sequence TTGAGAACAGGGATAGGCACTTGGGGGCGGTTTCATACATCAGTACTTTCCTATTCTGGGATGATCGGGGTGATCTATATAGAGCTTCGCCAGCTTGAATATTTTATTCAAATATGCAAATCGGGAAGTTTCACCAAAGCTAAAGAAGAATTAGGTGTGACTCAGCCTACACTAAGTCAGCAAATTCGGGTTTTGGAAGATGAGTATAATATTCCATTGTTCGATCGGGTAAGCAGGGGAGTTGAAGTAACAGAAGCGGGAAAAATTCTCTTGAATAAGGGCAACGCTATTATGAATCTTCTTGAAGAGGCGCGAAATGAAATATATGGCCGAAACAAAATATCTAGAGAAACAATTTCTATTGGATGTTGTCCTGCTGAGCTTAGATATCTTGCTCCTTATTTCATGAGATTTCGCGAAAAGTACCCGAATATTTTATTGAAAATTATCGCTGCAGAGGATGCCGAGAATAAAGTTTTGGAGCAAAGGGTAGACATTGGAATCACTGCAAATCCGATTTCTGATGCTTCGGTCATTTCGACTCATTTGTATAGACAAGAAATGGCGCTATTGATTCATTCCGAACATCCTTTGGCCGATAAATCTTCGATTCCTTTTCGATCCTTGAAGCAAATGAATGCGATCATGTTTCGAGAACAAAACAAATCATTAATTGAAATGTATTGTTTCTCTTATGGGTTTACCTTGGAGTCGATAATAGAAACGTCCTCCATTTCAGTATTGATTCATGGGGTTCGCCATGGACTTGGAGTAGCTCTAATACCAACATCTTTGCTCGAAGGTCTAAGGGACGATTCTTTGCGTATTGTAAAATTAGAAGGCAATGTTCCATGTTGGGATATATCTCTTGTATATCTTAATTCCGTTAATACGAGGTCCACTGTACGCAAATTCATTCAAGAGATGAATTCATATGTCCAAGCGGTGCTGCAATAA